Below is a genomic region from Bacteroidota bacterium.
GGAGGGGTAGCTCTCGTTGACCGTGCGGAAGCCCGCCCGCTCGACCTGCCGCGCCAGCCACTGCATCGACCGCCGCGTCCGGCCGAGGCCGTGGAGCAGGAGAACGGGGTCAGCAGAGTGGTCGGGGGAGGCGGGCGACACGCGGGAGGAGGAGGGTGGAGGATGAAAAATAGCTCTTTCCATCCGCTATCCTCTCTTCTCCACCTTCCAAACTCAGTCGTCCAGCGTCTGCTCGATCAGGAAGAGGATGTGCTCGGTGTGGGCCTCCGTCTCGTCGTTCCCGCCGCGCTTGTCCTCCAGCATCGACTCGATCCGGCGGAGCTGGGCGAGGGCCTGCGACTGGCTGAGGTAGTCGTAGCGGTCCTTCTCGTTCTCCAGGACCGCGGCGAGGCGGCGCGTGTACTCGACCTGGGCATTCTGCCGGAACGTGTTCACGTCGCCGTCCATGTCGGCCTCGAAGACAGCATTGGTGAGGTCGGTCATCATCTCGGAGAGCGGGTATGCGCTGCCGTAGAGGCCGGCGTCCGAGATGCGGCGCATCGTGACGGGGTGGAGGAGGTGGGCGAGGACGTTCCGCTGCGTGTTGAGGTAGCGGTCGTGGATCTTCGGGTCCTCGGACCGGGCGAAGAAGTTGAACCCGCGCCGCTGCATGGCGAGGTAGTTGTAGAGCCCGGCGGGGCGCTCAAAGGCGGTCGGGGCGAAGAGGCGCTCGGTGAGGATGTCCATCGCCCGCTTCTGCTCGGCGCGCGGGACCGGCGTAAACGGCTGCGTCGCGCCCGGCTGCCCGACAACGGCGCGCTCGACGTAGACCCCGCCGATGTAGCGGCTGGCGACGGCGGCGGCGCTGGCGGCCTGGCCGGTCAGGATCATGTAGGCGTTGCGGAGTTCCTGGTACGAGTCGCCCGGCGTGTCGTAGCGCTCGACGAGGTCGTCCATCATCGTGTCGATCAGGTCGAAGCGGCCCTCGGAGTAGGTGATGGCATCGCTCGACATGTCGCTGATCATCACGCGTGGGTCGATGGCCTTGCCCGGGGCGCGCATGTCGTCGGCGTCGTTGCCGAAGGTGAGGTCGGGCTCGGTGGAGCGCGCGAGCAGCGCCTCGCGGCCGGCCTCGTCGAAGGTGCCGTAGCCGAACTGGATCGCCCACACGTCATACGGTCCGGGCTTGGTAATGGCGTAGGCCCCCTGCGTCTCGCCGGGCGGGGCGAGGTTGAGCGCCGGGTAGTCCATCACCGAGCCGATCAGGCCGCGCTCCATCGTGAGGTTCCAGTCGGTCGTCTCCTCGGGCGTGAGCATCTGGCTGGCCTTCATGTTGTGGTTGAGCCCGAGCGTGTGGCCGACCTCGTGGAGAACGAGGTAGTAGAGCGACTGCTCGACGAGCGTGCTGACTTCGGTCTCGGAGGCGTCCTGGGCGTGGAGGGCCTGGAGGCCGAAGAGGGTCTCGGCCTGGAGGCGCATCCCGAGCGAGCAAAAGTGCGGGTCGGCCTGGCCGAGGGCCTCCAGCTCCTCGGCGTCCTCGAGGAAGAGGGCCGTGGTCTCGAAGAGGCGGTCGTAGGCGATGCGGTTCTTGAGGAAGACGTACTCCAGCATGATGTCCGAGCCGATCATCTGCCCGGTACGCGGGTTTGAGAAGCTCGGCCCGTAGCCGCCGAAGGGCGGGGTCGGCGACGAGGTCCAGCGGAGGACGTTGTAGCGGATGTCGCCCGCGTCCCAGTCGGCGTCGTCGGGCTGGACCTGGACCTCGATGGCGTTCGAGATGCCGGCGGCCTCGAAGGCCTGGTTCCAGCGGAGCGTCGCGTCGCGGATGACCTCGCGGTACTCGACCGGGGTCGTGTTCTCGATCCACCACACGAGCGGCTCCTTCGCGTCGGAGACGGCCGCCGCGGGGTCCTCCTTCTCGAAGTGCCAGCGGCGGATCAGGTCGCGGTAGGGCGTCGCGCTCGGCGAGCTGAGGTCGGTCACCTGGTGGGTGAAGTAGCCCACGCGGGCGTCGTCGATGCGCGGCTCGAAGCCGCTCTCCGGCATCGCGATCAGGCTGTGCTGCATCGTCACCGAGACGGCGCGCGCGTCGGTCACCGCCGCGCCGCCGCCGTTGAGGGCGTTCGGGTTGTCGTAGACGTAGCGGACGTGCACGTCGGTGTTCTCGGGGTAGTTGCGGATGTCGGTGACGGTCGTCTTGTCCTTCGACAGGTTGCCGAGCCTAAACGCCATCGGCGAGCGGCCCGGGAACGGCGGGTTCTTGACGCGGGCGAAGGCTTCGGAGAGGAAGAGGCCGTCGGCCTTGATGAGCACGCGGCCCGTCGAGTCGTCCTCGGCTACGACCTCCTCAACGGCGAGGATGGCCGGGCTGATGTTGGCGTCGGCGGCGCGGGCGAGGGCATTGTTCTCGTCGAAGTAGAACGCCGTGTTTTCCTCGACGAACTCGACCGTGTTGAAGTGGCGGCGGATCGAGAAGACGCTGTTGTCGCGGAACTGCCCGCGGAAGTGCCCGCCCACCGGCACGCCGTCCACGATGTGCGTGAAGTAGATGTACTCCTGGTCGAACTGGTCGGCCTCGATCGCCATCTGGATCGATCCACTCGTGGTGTCGCGGTAGACGGTGAACAGGCCCTCGATGGCCTCGGAGGACTTCACGGCTTCGGCGAATTTGTCCTTGTCTTTCTCGTCAGATGAACCGGAGGACGGAGCCACGACCGGGCTGGAGCCGGAGCAGCCGGCTGCGGCGAGGGCCAGGACCAGCAGAGCGAGGGAGCCGGCAGAACGGATGGGGTGCAGCATGGAAGGCGGGATCTAAAGCGAAGAAGAAGCCACAGCGCGGCGACGCCGCGAAACGAACCATGCTGAAGATAGGTCCGGTTCGGTGCTCCTTCGCAGCCCGCGCGCCCCGATGTCGCTGCTGAGCGCACCGGTGATGCAGCCGGTCCTTCCCGTGTTGCTAACCTCCCCGCGCCGCGGCCCTCAGCGCAGCGCGCCGCGCAGCCGGTACCGCTCGTGGCGCTTCGTGACGCCGAGGTGGTAGGCCCGCGCCGCCCGGTAGTAGTGCCGGACGAGAAACCACACGAGCAGGGCCGGGGGCACGGTCATAAAGATGAGGTGCAGCGGCCAGTGGGTGAGGATGATCTCGCGCAGCCGCTGCTTCGGCACCCAGGGCGACTCCTGCCGTACCAGGTCGCGGGACTCGCGCCGCGCCTCGTCGATGGCCTCGTACCACGCCTCCAGGTCGGGCGCGTGCAGCGATGTCTCCGGGTGGTTGTTGCCGAACAGGTGGTGCAGCGTCGTGTCCGGCACCACGTAGCGGTGGAACAGGAACAGGCAAAGGCCGAGCGCGGCGAAGGCGAGGATCGGGAAGACGATGTAGGTCCGCACGAACCGCACCGCGTGGCGCGCCTCGCGCCGCGCGCGCGACGGACTCCGCGATCCGTCGGGCCGCCGGCTGTTGTGGAGCGCGAGCCGGAACGAGCGGTAGGGGAGCAGGACGGGCAGCGCGAGGAGGAACAGAAGCACCGGCGCCGCAAAAACCGTGAGCATCGGAAAGACAGTGAACCCGAGCTAAAGGTATCGCCGGACGGCGCGCCGAGCTATATCGCTACCCGCGACACCCAAAGGCGGCGACCCCGATGCGGAGCCGCCGCCTCTGCTAGGACCTGGTGCGGGGAGCTACCGAACCAGCGTCACGCGCTGCATCGCCGCTTGGCCTGCGCCGGTCGCCCGCACGAGGTACACCCCGCTCGGAAGGTCCGAGGCGTCGAACGGTACACGGTGCGTCGCCGCTTCGACCTCCTCGTCGAGTAGCACCGCTACGCGGCGGCCGAGGGCGTCGTAGACCGCCACCGTCACGCGCCCGGCTTCGGGCACGTCGAGCGCGAGCGTTGTCGCTGACCGGAACGGGTTCGGGTAGGCGGCCGCGAGGCCGAACGTCTCCGGCACTGCGGCCGACGCGGCTTCGAGGTCGGTCTCACTCGTCTCGGCATCCGCTTTTGTTTCTACCGCTGCCATCAGCAGCGAGCCGTCGGCATCGACCCACGAGGCGGCGGCATGCGCTGCCCAGGTCTCTTCGCCCTCGGCTTCCCGCGAGCCGGAGGTTACGACGACCGTGAAGTCCACCTGCCCGACGACCGTGTTCGGGAATTGGCCGATCTTGACCGCGTACGTGTACGTCCCGTTCGGCGTATTGCCCGGGATGGCCTGCGCGAAGCTCAGTGCCGGACTCGATGAGTTCGCCGGCAGCGTCCCCGAGAGGATCACGCCCTGCGCGAGGACGGTGCTGCCGAGCGAGGCGGTGAAGAACACGTCGCCCGAGATCGGGGCTGTCGTGTTGTTGGTGATGGAGTAAGCAAACTGGATCGCGCCCGGCTTCTGGACGACGATGGGGTCGCCGGCCGGGTCGGTGTTGGTCGCTGCGAGGTCGAAGTTGGGCACCGTCAGCACCTCGACCTCGACGCTCTGCGTGAGGTAGCGCACGTCGAAGGTGTAGCCGAACGGCCCGTCGACGGCGTCGAAGGTGCCGCTGCGCGTCCCGGTGGTCGTGAGGATGGTATAGACGTCCCCGATGGCGGGCGCGTCGCCGACAGCGACCGCGAGGCGGAGCGTGCCGCCGAGCTCGGCGTCGCCGGTGACCGCGAGTTGGTCGTAGTCGTCTCCGGCGACCGGTGGGTCGCCCCCTCCGATCTCGATGGCAAGCACCGAGGAGGCCGCCATCTCGTAGGTGCCGTCGTAGGTCAGGAGGCCGGGCGAGGCACCGGGCGCGAACGTGCCTTCGTTGACAAAGCTCGACGTGCTGCCGGCCGACGGGTCGTCGAAGGTGCCGTCGCCGCCGATGGTGCCGCTCGGCGCGTTCGTGAAGACCGTCGGGCCGGAGAGGTCGAACTCGGCCCCGGCGTCGATCCGGAGCAGCCCGGTGTTCGTCCCGCCTCCGCTCCAGCGCGAGATGCCCTGCCGGATCTCGACCGTGCCGCCGCTCTGGAGCGCGAAGGCGTTGGCGGCCGTCGAGGCGTTGTCGTAGACGAAGGCCCCGTCGTTGTCGAAGACCGGGCGCGGCACCGCGCCGCCGCTGGAGACCAGGGGGTTGTTGGTGGTGCTCGTCAGCGTGGCGTTGTTGTCGAGGGTGCTGCCTGCGCCGCCGACGATCTGGCCGCCGGTCCAGTCGGTGTCGGCGTCGAGGCGGAGGGTGGAGCCGGGGCCGAGGGTCTTGGAGGAGGAGGCGAAGGAACCAGAGCCGGAGGCGAGC
It encodes:
- a CDS encoding zinc-dependent metalloprotease; amino-acid sequence: MLHPIRSAGSLALLVLALAAAGCSGSSPVVAPSSGSSDEKDKDKFAEAVKSSEAIEGLFTVYRDTTSGSIQMAIEADQFDQEYIYFTHIVDGVPVGGHFRGQFRDNSVFSIRRHFNTVEFVEENTAFYFDENNALARAADANISPAILAVEEVVAEDDSTGRVLIKADGLFLSEAFARVKNPPFPGRSPMAFRLGNLSKDKTTVTDIRNYPENTDVHVRYVYDNPNALNGGGAAVTDARAVSVTMQHSLIAMPESGFEPRIDDARVGYFTHQVTDLSSPSATPYRDLIRRWHFEKEDPAAAVSDAKEPLVWWIENTTPVEYREVIRDATLRWNQAFEAAGISNAIEVQVQPDDADWDAGDIRYNVLRWTSSPTPPFGGYGPSFSNPRTGQMIGSDIMLEYVFLKNRIAYDRLFETTALFLEDAEELEALGQADPHFCSLGMRLQAETLFGLQALHAQDASETEVSTLVEQSLYYLVLHEVGHTLGLNHNMKASQMLTPEETTDWNLTMERGLIGSVMDYPALNLAPPGETQGAYAITKPGPYDVWAIQFGYGTFDEAGREALLARSTEPDLTFGNDADDMRAPGKAIDPRVMISDMSSDAITYSEGRFDLIDTMMDDLVERYDTPGDSYQELRNAYMILTGQAASAAAVASRYIGGVYVERAVVGQPGATQPFTPVPRAEQKRAMDILTERLFAPTAFERPAGLYNYLAMQRRGFNFFARSEDPKIHDRYLNTQRNVLAHLLHPVTMRRISDAGLYGSAYPLSEMMTDLTNAVFEADMDGDVNTFRQNAQVEYTRRLAAVLENEKDRYDYLSQSQALAQLRRIESMLEDKRGGNDETEAHTEHILFLIEQTLDD
- a CDS encoding T9SS type A sorting domain-containing protein — encoded protein: LDFLSGSFELSEAAIAGAGTVDFSGTTTLDGSLGGLTGTMVVSGGTVALGQNESVPHFSMTNGTLQGPGALTIAGTFSWTFGTLATDLRLLASGSGSFASSSKTLGPGSTLRLDADTDWTGGQIVGGAGSTLDNNATLTSTTNNPLVSSGGAVPRPVFDNDGAFVYDNASTAANAFALQSGGTVEIRQGISRWSGGGTNTGLLRIDAGAEFDLSGPTVFTNAPSGTIGGDGTFDDPSAGSTSSFVNEGTFAPGASPGLLTYDGTYEMAASSVLAIEIGGGDPPVAGDDYDQLAVTGDAELGGTLRLAVAVGDAPAIGDVYTILTTTGTRSGTFDAVDGPFGYTFDVRYLTQSVEVEVLTVPNFDLAATNTDPAGDPIVVQKPGAIQFAYSITNNTTAPISGDVFFTASLGSTVLAQGVILSGTLPANSSSPALSFAQAIPGNTPNGTYTYAVKIGQFPNTVVGQVDFTVVVTSGSREAEGEETWAAHAAASWVDADGSLLMAAVETKADAETSETDLEAASAAVPETFGLAAAYPNPFRSATTLALDVPEAGRVTVAVYDALGRRVAVLLDEEVEAATHRVPFDASDLPSGVYLVRATGAGQAAMQRVTLVR